In Gemmatimonadota bacterium, the following are encoded in one genomic region:
- a CDS encoding NADH-quinone oxidoreductase subunit B — protein MGLEDQLQENVMTTKVDAVVGWARKNSLWPMPFGTACCAIELMATLASRFDLARFGAEAIRFSPRQSDLLIVSGRVSIKMMPVLKKIYDQMPEPKWVISMGACASSGGVFNTYTLVQGVDQYIPVDVYIPGCPPRPENVIQALMKIQEKVAQAKAN, from the coding sequence CATGACCACCAAGGTCGACGCGGTGGTGGGCTGGGCCCGGAAGAACTCGCTCTGGCCGATGCCCTTCGGCACCGCGTGCTGCGCCATCGAGCTCATGGCGACCCTGGCGTCCCGCTTCGACCTGGCCCGGTTCGGGGCCGAAGCCATCCGATTTTCACCACGGCAGTCAGACCTGCTGATCGTTTCGGGGCGGGTATCCATCAAGATGATGCCCGTACTGAAGAAGATCTACGACCAGATGCCGGAGCCCAAATGGGTCATCTCCATGGGGGCCTGCGCCTCCTCCGGCGGCGTATTCAATACCTACACCCTGGTGCAGGGCGTGGATCAGTACATCCCGGTGGATGTGTATATCCCCGGCTGTCCACCCAGGCCCGAGAACGTGATCCAGGCGTTGATGAAGATCCAGGAGAAAGTAGCCCAGGCTAAAGCAAACTGA